From a single Budorcas taxicolor isolate Tak-1 chromosome X, Takin1.1, whole genome shotgun sequence genomic region:
- the LOC128070560 gene encoding P antigen family member 3-like isoform X2: MSGQVASTLERTDHDSSQLDEPVVDQQPSVEQPEQEEPPAEIQDITPRKEEVHGEDPVNRDEEEEKDASEDSGLEADLQELSVAKTGGEGGDGPDVREEFASNIEPVEMPEAGEGQPFA, translated from the exons atgagTGGGCAAGTGGCATCAACATTGGAACGTACAGATCACGATTCCTCCCAGCTGGATGAACCTGTGGTT GACCAGCAGCCCAGTGTTGAGCAACCTGAACAAGAGGAACCACCAGCTGAGATTCAGGATATCACACCTAGAAAGGAGGAGGTACATGGAGAGGATCCAGTGAATCGtgatgaagaggaggagaaggatgccTCTGAAG attcTGGCCTGGAAGCTGATCTCCAGGAATTGTCTGTGGCAAAGACTGGGGGTGAAGGTGGAGATGGTCCCGATGTCAGGGAGGAGTTTGCATCCAATATAGAGCCTGTTGAAATGCCAGAAGCAG GTGAAGGGCAACCATTTGCTTga
- the LOC128070560 gene encoding P antigen family member 3-like isoform X1 produces the protein MMCSAWRNMSGQVASTLERTDHDSSQLDEPVVDQQPSVEQPEQEEPPAEIQDITPRKEEVHGEDPVNRDEEEEKDASEDSGLEADLQELSVAKTGGEGGDGPDVREEFASNIEPVEMPEAGEGQPFA, from the exons atgatgtgctctgcat ggagaaatatgagTGGGCAAGTGGCATCAACATTGGAACGTACAGATCACGATTCCTCCCAGCTGGATGAACCTGTGGTT GACCAGCAGCCCAGTGTTGAGCAACCTGAACAAGAGGAACCACCAGCTGAGATTCAGGATATCACACCTAGAAAGGAGGAGGTACATGGAGAGGATCCAGTGAATCGtgatgaagaggaggagaaggatgccTCTGAAG attcTGGCCTGGAAGCTGATCTCCAGGAATTGTCTGTGGCAAAGACTGGGGGTGAAGGTGGAGATGGTCCCGATGTCAGGGAGGAGTTTGCATCCAATATAGAGCCTGTTGAAATGCCAGAAGCAG GTGAAGGGCAACCATTTGCTTga